TTTACTGGGAAAGAGAGTACTAAAGTTGATGGATTATATAATCGAGAGACTTGTGAAATACTAATCCATAATAGAAATTTTAAAGATGATAACGCTCTAATATATACTGCAATACATGAATTTGCACACCATATACAGTTTACAAAAATTGACCCAGATAGAAGTAGTAGAGCTCATACAGTCTCTTTTTGGAATACATTTCATAGTTTATTAGATGTTGCAGAAGAGAAGAAATACTATATTAATATTTTCAATTCTGATGATAAATTTTTAAATCTTACTAAGGAGATTAAAGAGAATTATTTAACACAGAATGGACAACTTATGAAGGACTTTGGTAAACTTTTAGTTGAAGCGTACGATCTATGTCAAAGAAATCATGCAGAGTTTGAAGATTATGTTGATAGAGCTCTATGTATGAATCGTTCTGCTGCAAAAAATATTATGAAAGTTTATGCAATGGATGTTGAACCTTCCCTTGGTTTTGATAACATGAAAATTGTTGCAGGTGTGAAGGATAATAATCAGAGAAAAAAAGCAGAAGAGTCATTTAAACAGGGTTTAAGTCCTAATGAAGTTAGAGCTGAAATTAATGAAAGTAAGCCTGAACCAAAGATCACAATTAAGAAGTTAGAGTCTGAAAAGGTTAGGTTAGAAAAATCTATTCATGCCCTTCAAGTAAAATTAGCAGATTTAGAGATGAAAATAGATGAATATGAAGGATAAGGTAACTATAGTTGGAATAACAGGTGGTTCTGGTTCTGGTAAGACTACTATTGTAAAAAAGATTGAAGAGATAGTATCAGAATTTGTATTTATTCCCCAAGATAATTATTATAAAACTGCTACTTATGTGAATAATAATAACATTACATCATTTAATTTTGACCATCCGGATGCTTTTGATAGTGATCTTTTACTAGAACAGTTACAATATTTGAAGGATGGAAAGAGTATAGAGATGCCAGAGTATGATTTTGTTAATCACTCTAGGGTGGAGAAGAGAAAATCTGTTAATAGTCAAACGGTTGTAATTATTGAAGGTATTATGCTTTTTTGGGATAAACGTATTAGAGATCTATTAGACCTTAAAATTTTTGTTGATACTCCAGATGATATTAGGTTTATTAGACGTCTAACTAGAGATGTTAAGGAGAGGGGTAGAACTTTAGACTCTGTAGTCACCCAGTATCTTGATATAGTTAGACCTGGGTACTATGAGTTTATTGAACCAACTAAATCCTATGCTGATATAATAATTCCTGAGGGAGGGTTTAATCAAAATGCTCTTCAGGTATTAGTCTCCTATCTTAAGGATTTATCTTAACTACCAACTACGTGGGTATCTATTTGTTTTTCTATCTAGTGCCCACTGATAGATCTCTCCATACTTATTAGCTGAGATCTCCCAGGAGAAGTCTTCCTCCATGGCTCTTTGTTGCATATCAAGTATATCTGCCTTTTTATTATACCAGACCCAGGTAGCCCACGCTACTGTGTCGTATATTGCTCTTGGTGTTAGATCATCAAATATAAAACCTGTACCAGTACCAGTTCTATTTTCATAACATTTAACACTATCTGCTAGACCACCTGTATTTCTAACAATTGGTAGAGTTCCATATTTTAATGAGTATATTTGATTAAGACCGCAGGGTTCATACTTACTTGGCATTAGGAAAAAATCGGCACCAGCTTCTAGGAGATGGCTTAGTTCATTATTAAATGTATTTATAAAGACTAGATTATCTAACTTTTCATCTAATATCCTTAATTCATCCTCACACCAGGACTCTCCAGTTCCTAAAATAACTATCTGAATATTTAGTTCGTGACATATATTAAATAGACTTCCATAGCCTGGTCCACATAGGGCTCCTATCCCTTTTTGATCTACTAATCTAGTTATAATTGTAAATAGTGGAATTGAGCTACTTACTTCTAGGCCTACCATTTTTTGGATATTTTTTTTAATAATACTCTTATTTTCTAGATCATTTTTTGAGTAGTTCAAGGGTGAAATATGTCTATCTAGTTCTGGATTCCATAACTCATAATCACAACCATTTAAGATTCCAAAAAGATCTGATTCTCTTCTCTTTAGTAGATCATGCAGGTTGTGTCCATACTCAGGGGTTAGTATCTCCTTAGAGTAAGTAGGACTTACAGTTGTTAAAACATCAGCCTTGGCAACTCCTGTTCTTAGGAAATTAAATATCCCATCATTGTGGCTATTTCTTGAGATATCCAAATTAGTAAAGTTAATATCTCCAAAGGAGAACCAACCTTGATAACCTAGGTTGTGGATGGTTAATACAGAGGCTGTTGAGTAAAAATCAGGATCAATGTCACTATTGTATAATAGTGCCGGAATAAGAGCAGATTGCCAATCGTGGGAGTGCATGATATTAGGGATCCAGTTAATAAATTTACAAAAGGTAAATGCAGCTTTGCATAAAACAGAAAATCTTCTAGAGTTATCTGGATACTCCTCTGTTGGGGAAGGTCCGTATAATCCATCTCGGCCATATAGCTCTTCATGGTCAATAAAGTAGATTGGTACATCTGTATTAGGTAGTGATGATTTATAAACTTTTACCCACTCCTCACCATAATCCATATTAATACACATTGGTTCTTCGATTGCATCTAACTTATTAATATCAATGGAATAATACCTTGGAAGTATAATTTTAACATCGTATCCATTAGAGTATAGTGCAGCAGAGAGAGATGATACAACATCTGCTAGACCTCCACTTTTTGCAAAAGGGTATGCTTCGCTAGCTATCATTAGTATTTTGAGTCTTTCCATTATTCATTCCTTAATAAATATAATTTTAAGGATCAGAATGATATATGTCAAACAAATTAAATTAGTTGTAATAATAATTTATTTTGTAATCTACTGGATCTATAAATCCAAGCTTTTTATATAAGTGAAGAGCAACACTATTGCTGCTTTTAACAAAAAGAGCAGATGTTAACCCTTTCTTTTCCTCTTCATTGATCATATATTTTAATAAGTTTGTAGAGTATCCCAGGTTTCTTCTACTTTTCCATGTAAAGACACCACCTATTAGAGTGTATTTTTTACTCTTATAAGTAGTTCCACACTTACTTATGGCAATGTTATTCTCATAAATATAGTACACATCATCAGTTTGTAATTTTTTTTTAAAATTTAGCATTGTGGCTTTTTTATTTAGCTCTTTAGGATTAAGTAGTACTTCCTCTTTTTGGTACTCAATCTCAAGGGGTAATAATCTATTTAAATCCCTAGGTGAAGCTTTTAATATATTGTGGGTATTATCTATTATAAGTTTAATATTATTGTCTCTGTGTAGCAGAATGTAGTTATTAATGCCCCTTATTCTCTTAAAGATTATTGAGTCTAAATAATCAACATCATCTTTTAATCCAATAATCCCGTGGGTATTGAATTTAATAGAGGCTAAAATTCTAATCAACTCATTTTTAGATGATATTTTTTCTTGGCTTGTCATCCTAATTATAGGATATAAAAGACCCTTAGCTGTTATGACAATCAGACTGGTAATGACCCCATTATCCCTATAAATAATAGTTAAAACACTACCTCTTAATGGTTGTTTATAATTTCCTTCAGATAGGTATTCTGACAAAGCTTGAATGTTCTTCCATTCATATACTTGTAGGAATTTAATAATATCTATAAGATCATTTTTGTCTGAAATTGTCCAAGGCACTAATTATTCCATCTCTTTAAAATTTAAGGGAAATGTTCCATTAGCAGGTGTAAATCCCTTTAAAGCGGAAAATGCACCACGCATTGACTCTTCTCCCTGGCCATAGGCTGCAATAAAAGTATCTACCCATGGTAGCTCATCAAGATATACAGGAGTTAAAAATGAGAGAACAATTAATTTCCCCTTATACTCTTTTAAGGTTTCTAATACCCTTAGATTTGTTTTACTAGTAAGGCAGAAGATAACAGTATCAAAGTAGTTTGCAGTATCTTTTACATTTTTAAATGTCTCAGGATCAATGATCCAAGTTCTTTTCGCTTCAGGATAGAACTCTTTTCCTATTGTCATAAATCTATTGTAGTTACTAATAAGCAGTACTGAATCGCTGTTATCTGCATTTATATATGGAAAGTTTTTATCCTTAACAACAGTTATACTCCTAGCTGCTTGGCTCTGTATAAATTCATCAGTTCCATCAAAGGGAATATTTTTTATATCTGATACTTGTGGGTTTAGTGTTACGCTACCTTCTCCCTTTAAATACTCTAGTTTTAATCTTAAAACCTTAGTTGCCGCATCTATTACTCTATTTTTTAGTTCTTGGTCACTTTTCATATCCTTTAGTAGACCATCCCAAATTTGTTGGTGAAATCTTGCTGTCTTTGAAACTAATAAAATATCGTTTCCTGCTAAAAGTGCTAACTTACACTCGTCGGCAAATGTTAATCCATCAACCCTTGCTCCATGCATAAAAAGGTCATCTGTAATTGCAACACCTTTAAAACCCATCTCTTCTTTTAGTAGATCTGTAACAAACTCCTTTGATAGGGAGGCTGCTTCAATGGTTTTTGTTATGTTTGGGAATCCTAGGTGACCCATCATAACAGCAGGGACACTCTCTTTAAATAAAAGTTGATAAGGGATTAAATCATTTTTATATAGGTCATCTAAGGTGCTTTTTATAATAGGAAGAGTTCCGTGGGAGTCTTTATCAGTATTTCCGTGTCCAGGAAAGTGTTTTGCTGTTGTAATAACCCTTGTTTTATCTAAACCTTTAAAAAATGCGACAGATAGGTTTGCTGCAAGTACTGGGTCACTTGAAAATGATCTAGG
Above is a genomic segment from Thiospirochaeta perfilievii containing:
- the udk gene encoding uridine kinase; this translates as MKDKVTIVGITGGSGSGKTTIVKKIEEIVSEFVFIPQDNYYKTATYVNNNNITSFNFDHPDAFDSDLLLEQLQYLKDGKSIEMPEYDFVNHSRVEKRKSVNSQTVVIIEGIMLFWDKRIRDLLDLKIFVDTPDDIRFIRRLTRDVKERGRTLDSVVTQYLDIVRPGYYEFIEPTKSYADIIIPEGGFNQNALQVLVSYLKDLS
- a CDS encoding glycogen synthase, yielding MERLKILMIASEAYPFAKSGGLADVVSSLSAALYSNGYDVKIILPRYYSIDINKLDAIEEPMCINMDYGEEWVKVYKSSLPNTDVPIYFIDHEELYGRDGLYGPSPTEEYPDNSRRFSVLCKAAFTFCKFINWIPNIMHSHDWQSALIPALLYNSDIDPDFYSTASVLTIHNLGYQGWFSFGDINFTNLDISRNSHNDGIFNFLRTGVAKADVLTTVSPTYSKEILTPEYGHNLHDLLKRRESDLFGILNGCDYELWNPELDRHISPLNYSKNDLENKSIIKKNIQKMVGLEVSSSIPLFTIITRLVDQKGIGALCGPGYGSLFNICHELNIQIVILGTGESWCEDELRILDEKLDNLVFINTFNNELSHLLEAGADFFLMPSKYEPCGLNQIYSLKYGTLPIVRNTGGLADSVKCYENRTGTGTGFIFDDLTPRAIYDTVAWATWVWYNKKADILDMQQRAMEEDFSWEISANKYGEIYQWALDRKTNRYPRSW
- a CDS encoding GNAT family N-acetyltransferase → MPWTISDKNDLIDIIKFLQVYEWKNIQALSEYLSEGNYKQPLRGSVLTIIYRDNGVITSLIVITAKGLLYPIIRMTSQEKISSKNELIRILASIKFNTHGIIGLKDDVDYLDSIIFKRIRGINNYILLHRDNNIKLIIDNTHNILKASPRDLNRLLPLEIEYQKEEVLLNPKELNKKATMLNFKKKLQTDDVYYIYENNIAISKCGTTYKSKKYTLIGGVFTWKSRRNLGYSTNLLKYMINEEEKKGLTSALFVKSSNSVALHLYKKLGFIDPVDYKINYYYN
- a CDS encoding glycoside hydrolase family 3 protein — translated: MLKKHIIITILISIFAQNIYSQEVDFYSELPNKELSDLIISQMSDEELLGQVLMFSYEGDRVSAENLYWVKTKSLGSIKIFGWNATSLYNMVRTISRLQEEAKNKRFKIPLLIATDQEGGWVQHIRGNLSTTPGNLSLGATGNLIDSYNTGVLIGNELKTIGINMNFAPTVDIYQNKNADVIGPRSFSSDPVLAANLSVAFFKGLDKTRVITTAKHFPGHGNTDKDSHGTLPIIKSTLDDLYKNDLIPYQLLFKESVPAVMMGHLGFPNITKTIEAASLSKEFVTDLLKEEMGFKGVAITDDLFMHGARVDGLTFADECKLALLAGNDILLVSKTARFHQQIWDGLLKDMKSDQELKNRVIDAATKVLRLKLEYLKGEGSVTLNPQVSDIKNIPFDGTDEFIQSQAARSITVVKDKNFPYINADNSDSVLLISNYNRFMTIGKEFYPEAKRTWIIDPETFKNVKDTANYFDTVIFCLTSKTNLRVLETLKEYKGKLIVLSFLTPVYLDELPWVDTFIAAYGQGEESMRGAFSALKGFTPANGTFPLNFKEME